The following proteins are co-located in the Panthera tigris isolate Pti1 chromosome F2, P.tigris_Pti1_mat1.1, whole genome shotgun sequence genome:
- the LOC102970552 gene encoding claudin-7-like, translating into MALLGWVGLVARTAIPQWHVSSQEGDNSITGQARYKGLWMDCVSQGTGVLSCKIGHTGHLVAASRGLGFLATLDTMGTRCASCSGEDQVKRARVALTGGIIFIVKGPAASNRTACSGVATSPVTDFYKPVPPMNVRYKLRPAVFIGWVGSALVILGGALLTCSCCGSDSKDGHRVPRSYPKRNSATQYV; encoded by the exons ATGGCTCTGCTGGGCTGGGTCGGCCTGGTGGCGCGCACCGCCATCCCGCAGTGGCACGTGAGTTCGCAGGAGGGCGACAACAGCATCACCGGCCAGGCGAGGTACAAGGGGCTGTGGATGGACTGCGTCTCGCAGGGCACCGGCGTGTTGAGCTGCAAGATCGGCCACACAGGCCACCTGGTGGCGGCGTCCCGGGGGCTGGGCTTCCTGGCCACGCTCGACACGATGGGCACGAGGTGTGCAAGCTGCAGCGGAGAGGACCAAGTGAAGAGGGCCCGGGTAGCCCTGACGGGAGGCATTATTTTCATCGTGAAAGGCCCTGCTGCCTCCAACAGGACAGCTTGTTCTGGCGTGGCCACCAG ccctgtcaCAGACTTTTATAAACCGGTGCCCCCCATGAATGTTAGGTACAAGCTTCGTCCTGCTGTCTTCATTGGCTGGGTGGGGTCTGCCCTGGTCATTCTGGGAGGTGCGCTGCTCACTTGCTCCTGTTGCGGGAGTGACAGCAAAGATGGGCACCGGGTACCCCGCTCCTACCCTAAACGCAACTCTGCCACGCAGTATGTGTGA